Part of the Benincasa hispida cultivar B227 chromosome 11, ASM972705v1, whole genome shotgun sequence genome, GCTTGAAAAAGGTAACTACTAGTAATGGAAAATTTGGCTACGAGCACCCAAGTTCATTTGGAGTATTGTTTTAAACCCGCCAGACATCTCTCTCGGACACTTTACTTATCACTCAAAAACGTCAGGCATATTGTCACATAACCGAGAGTGTGTCTGCACGACCTTGTTGAGGTGGTGCTTGTTTAGTCATTGGCTTCAAGGTTTCCATTATGCTGGAAAAAGATGGACGTTTCCATGGCTCACTGCAATTTAATCAGTTAGTAATAgtaattgaaaaacaaattaaaattcaatagaGCCCAAGATTAGAACTCAATTAGAACAACTTACTCGGCCCAGCAAGCCACTATTAAGGAAGCCAATTTGGGATTTACATCACGTGGGATGTCAAGCCTCTTGCTCTTAAATCCAACAGCTGCAACAACCTATTCAACAAGAAACTTTTACAAATCTAGCTACTACAAAGTAAGCCGACAGTTACCAGAGACAGAGAGGTTATGCAAATTGAAGATTTATACCTGAGCAACAAAGTAGACAACAAGCATGCTAATCCTACCCATCATACATGTGAAGTGTGcaggaaagaaaagaagaaaaaagaaaaaaccattGTTCTTTTATGAACTTTATTATGGTACAAAGAAGCCCTTGGTTGCATTCAGTAACTGAACTCCACCAAATCCCTACTCTACTGATTTTCAGGGTATATTTGTTGTCATGTTGAGTTCTTTCTTCACAAGCCTAACAGAAATCCATCTACCAGAGTTAACTCTGCAAAAATGGAGAGGTACGTTATGAGGTAGGAAACTTCTCATTTTCGCTCTGACCAAACATGTTGCAGTATCTAATAAAGCAGAGGAAATTAGCACAATGAGGGTATGCTTTTGATATCCTCTATCGCTTAATTTAGAGGATTTTCGGCCAGCAATGAGATCTCTTGGTAAGAGAAAGGCATCGGGTCCTAATGGGTATTTTGTGGAATTCTTCTTGGTATTTTAGGTCAAATTAAGAGATTTTTTTGAGAATTTTCACTTTAATGATTGTTTGAATGCTTGCACAAGAGATAATTTTGCTTGTTTAATCTTTGAAGAAAGAAGCTGcagtttttcttttgaagactTTTGTTCAATCTGCCTTGCTACATCAGCATACAAAATTGTAGCAAAAGTCTGAGCTGAGAGATTGAAGAGGGTTATGCATTTCTCATTCTCAAAATGCATTTATCGGTAGAAGACATATTTAGTCCCAGTTCTTAATGCTAATGAAGCATTTGAAAAGTATAGacttaagaaaaggaaaattttgatcCTTGAACTCACCCCAGTTTGTATTgtctattgttttttttcttttgttttcattGTACTTCAAGCGTTAGTCCCTTTCATTAGTTCGATGAAAAGTTTCATGTCCCcccctccaaaaaaaaaaaaatcacttagcCTCAAGTCCCAAAAGTGATCACTTTTACCGCTAGGCTGGCCATTACTTCCAGATTCAAAACCTTTCTGTTCTAGCATCTTGTTTGAGAAAGACCATATTGAACCAATGAATTATCCAGTAGTAACAAAAGTCGAGGGAAGAACCTCACTGAGCCTACGTACTAGTAGAGTGGCCATATCAGCCAAAAATTCACAATTTTAGTAACTTTCTCCTTTTCGGGAATAAGTGCAATCAACAGACATCTCATTCAAAACTACACTTGATAGTCcatgaaaaaattgaaacatttccATATTAACTTTAATAACAATATCTCAATCTCTTAATCAGAATTCCATGTCACAAACATAGGTGCCTGGTGTTTTGTAGGCTCCCAAGTTTTCTTTTATACCCTCCTCGCTTCATCTTCAATTGGCCTCTCAAGCATGCAGCATCAACAAAATCAGGATTCCACAGAAGTCCGAATGGAATATATCTTTCCCAAACACTTCTCAAATTGGGAGATGAACTTCTCAAAGGTTTCTTGATTCACCAATCACCAAGCTAAAGATCACGTTCCTCCTTGCAGCATTGTTGAGACAAAAGTGAATTTTTCATCTCCTACATCTAACCACTTCTTTTTACACTTTTAGCGccaaaatttaggaaaaaaatcctGCAGCCTCGTTTTACGACAACTTCtttcttgtcttttttcttcatCTAATTCTCATGATTCATTTAGATTACTAAGGCTGTTAAACATTGGTAGTTAactgattttcttttttttttcctcgaaGATTTTATTGCCAAATACTTGAGAACGGCTATTCCCCATCCCAACTTTTGGCTTGTATACTAATACTTGGGTGTTTTTAGAAAATTGCGATGGGTGGTCTCTTTTTGCAAGCAAAACGAAACTAAATATCACCTCTTTCCCCTCTACTTCTTTGCTACCATGTTTTGAAGCCACGTCTTAGTCTCTTTCAGCCCGACCTTGCCAATGGACAAAAGATTTCCTCAAACCTCCAATCTCTCCtctacttcttcttctcttttgtgTGTGCGTGTGTACTTCATTACATTGATCAAGTTCCATTTATCTTCTGAGAGAGCGtcatttgatatttttgttAAATCACCGACTAATCCAAAAACATAAGCGGATGAGttatggtaaatttaatattatacaCACATTAGAACTTGTGGGCTTGAAAATTTGTAGAAAATTCAGTAActggaaatcaatattaattgggaaGTAAATGACATTACAGAGATTTAAACACGTGAACTCCTGCTTGgataccatgttaaatcatCGATTGACCAAAAAACTTAAATTGATGGGTTATggtcaatttaatcatatcaatACTTTAACAATTTTAAACCAGGAAGATCAATCTAGAAGACTTAGGAATGATCAAAGCTTAAAGAGAACATTTGCTTTTGATAACAAAGCAATTTTCTTATCTAATGACATTACTATAAGAAGacaggagaaaaaaaaaacctgagCTGGGTTTAGATTACACCATGGCTGTTGCAAAGTTGCCAACTCCCACAAAATCACTCCAAAGCTGTAAACATCTGACTTTTCATTTGAGGGTTCATCACGTAGTACTTCTGGTGCCATCCATTCAGGCTAACAAATTGAATAGTTACACGTTAGAAATTGTATAGACATCTTGCATGCATAGTGAAAGTGTGGTGATATATTCCTACAAAGCCAAGGACTTACTGTTCCAGCTGCGGATTTGGATGAAAGAAATGTGCGTGCCTTCAAACGGGAGAGACCAAAATCACAAACCTGAACAGAGATACAATGAAGACATTCAAAACAGAAAACCTAAATTTTAATCGTAAAGACAATACGTCTTTTcagtttttttatatattaaaaaaaatcaataataaacacTCTTAAATAATTCCTTCTGGACTCCAACTCAAGCTCCGTTTTATCAAGCATATCATCAGACAGCATGacactttttattttgttttcaatgtTGAAAATTGACGTTCCCCCTCCCTCCCTTGAAGCttaaaagttataaatttttGCTTACAACCAACAATTCATTTTAAATCATGTCATTTAGGAGTTGCAAGTTTAAACAAGTGGTAACAAACAGATGACGCACTAGAAAGACCAAAAAGAACAGCAGGGGCTCATGCCAGCAAAGAATTAACTTAACAAGACATGAAAGCGGGAAGATAGTGTCCCCTAGGAGAAACTTTTCAAAGCTGGAAGTCTGAAACTTATCTACCTTTACTGTATACTTCTTGTCAACTAAAAGATTGGGTGATTTTAAATCACGATGAACAATTGGAGGATCACGTCTGTGGAGATAGTTCATTCCCTTTGCCTGTATAAAAACAAATGACCGAGTTCTTTAACAAAAGATAGACGAAGTCAAAATTGAAGGTAACGAAGCCATCCATTAATAGTAATAAAAATATACATACCACATCAAAAGCCATATTTATCCGACGTGTTTCATCTATGTCTTTGACACCTGACTTATGCAAAAGCCTATACAAGCTACCTCTGCAAATAAAACCAATTCTTCAACTTTCAATCATATTCTATCTGTTTTCTTTTATATGTAGAACAAAGTTCACTAAATATTTTATGCTAACTTTTTCAACATTGATtaggagaaaaaaagaaagtaaaagaaaacctcGATAGATATTCAGTGACAATGGACAGGTTTGGTGGCTTGGTCACCGCACCCATAAACAGTACAATATTAGGATGTCGTAAGGATTTCATGATAGCGACCTATCAtgcaaaaataaacaaacaaaaccaGAGTCAACATAATAATACATGCCTCTAGATCACATATAATTGAGATTTTCACCACTGAATACCTCTCTCAGAAATTCATTAACACGTTCAGGATGAAAGTCTTGTTCTGTGAGGATCTTCACAGCAACTTCCTGACATGCCCATGGTAAAATCTTAGAAATAATGGTGGGGAACACGTTATATTGATCTTAAAAGATAATGACAATTGACAAGACACCATTTGAATTGAGGCTTAATGCCAAAATTACTCAATAACTGCAAAAGTATAGCTACATAAAAAGTACAAGACAGGATTTCCATTCACGTCCAGAGGAACTGCAACATGCAAAAGATGCTCCCTACAACGACGCATAATCACATTACATCATAATAATATCATCTGAATCAATGGGAGAAGGCAAGTGCATTGACAGGAAAGTAAGATAGAAATCATAATATAAGAATTTGTACAAGAAATGTTTATGTATCAAGTAAAATATACGTATAATGTGGTGGTTATATGTCTCAAATCTCAGACTCACCAAAGAGTTGAGCACCACATGAAACAAGAACTGCGTACATCACAACATTGACTCAAAATCGAGTAAAAACAACATGCTTGCATGGTAgactagtttttaaaaataataatcatcaaCCATTTCTTGCATGACTCACCGATCCATGCCAATCAGCACGATGCACAGTTCCGAAGGAACCTGAAATTCCAATAATATGCTTAGAATGACCTTAAAAGGTTAACTGCAATGAATTCTACAGACAGATTGACATCATTTCATTATGAGCCaattatcatatttaaaaatccagatttttttcaaatttgcaGGATCTATACCTGCTCCAAttctttcttttaaaacaaGATCGCTCCATGGAATGTCCAAATCCTCCGCACCAAGGGGAAGTGTTTTACTCCGAGTGCCTGGTATTAGCTGACCACCCGGTGCAAACCTTACGTCCATAGTAGAATCCATCCTTGGCTGTGACATATCCAAAATTGAGTGCACACTTCCACGATTAATATGTGGAACGTACTTCAGTGGAATTGAATCCTCAGCCAGGACAGTTGGTTGTACAACATTATGAGAATTATCACGTGGTTTATACAATTGGAAATCTCTGTCTTGGGAGTTGGGCTGCAAAGTTTTTGGATGCAGTACAATGGACTTTTCATCACTATCACCATTGACAAGCATTTGGTTGCTTCTGATTGGGAACTTCCTATCAAACTGCTTTAGATACAATGGGAGTGCGCCATCTTCTCCATCCACAGTAATTTCTGTGATGATAACTAACAAACCTTGTCAGCTAAAACAAATAATATACAGGAAAGGCTTGCATGCTAGCTGCAGCCTTCTTAAATCCTATTTTTAGCCACAAAATCTACTATATTGTAAGATCCCAGCTACCTCCACCATGCCAAAGCTTTCCACATcgcaaaaatatatttattataattccCCGTGTTCATCAGCCAACTTTTCACAGAATTTTAAAACATGGGGTACAAAATTAGAGGACTTTCTAAAACTGAAGTTTGATTAGACGGTTACAAATATATACAGCTTTGTCTGGTTGCACCAGCCTTTTCCCTCAGATATCAAGTCAGTACTCAAAGCAAGTACTTATTACCTAAGACaaccaaaacaataaacttcGGATTACTAATATCAGAAATACATTTGAATGGTTTTCCCCCACAAATGCACCTGCAGCTACATGAAAACTAAAGAGCATGGTCTACACCCATCTTCATGCATCCCTTtcaataataaagagaaaaatatatatttaaaaaatattattaaaaaaaaattgtcatgaCTTGTGATTGGGCACTTGGTGGGTTGTACAAAGATGAATGCGCCcaagtatttttcaaaactaaatgttgaaaataaacaaGGTAATGCCCCTGCATAATGACATCCATTAATGAACTGATGATCCTAAGCATCCGATGCCTAATAAGTATGACCATCCATTGTAATTTTCAGGAACATTAGTAAATACCAAAGGTTATAACTGACAACATTGACTTCAAAGAGGAAAATGCAAAATGAAATCATAAAATATGATGTGCATATTTCTAAATTAATGTCTGAAGAGTCAAATAATTACCTGAGTGATTACATGAGGAAGCTTCATCGAAAACAACATTGAGCAACTGGCAATCTGAAAAGTACTGTTTAGCCAGTGACCTGAAATCGATGGCAGGCTCTACTGGCTTTAGTCGTGGAAATCGCAATGGCGAGGAGATCAAAATGGAGGATGGCCCATTGAGTAAAGAATCAGGCTCATATAAGCAACCAGGATTGCCAATTAAGTCGATCAGATACTCCCTAAAAAGAAATTAACCACGCCACATATAACTGTATTAATACAATGAGGAACAATAATCAGTTCCACAACCTTTTCAATATCCATAACCACGAAAGATCTAAATATATGgcaaaaaattattaataaatttttgaatcAGCGAGGGAAAATGAGAGTCAGTCAATTTGAGGAGGGTTGACACTGTAAAGTGCACGAGacacatttaaatttaaagaggAGCTCTAACTTAATAATTGCACAacatagaaaagaaaataagtgACAGCCTAGAAACCAAACATTTCAAAGGAGAGTAAAacgaataaaaaaaaacttattgacCATTGCCTCCAAGTCATTTTGTCTTCTACCTATTATCTCACCCCATTTAGAAATTTTTCACCGTGATGTTGTCTATAACCCATTTTGATCAAAATTGGATGCCTAATTTCTTTCAATatcctataatttttttttcttgaatgtAACGACGATGAAGATTGAAATAGTCATGTCTGAATTGCATTTATATATGCTAATTAACCTCAGTCACCAgcttaatttaaatatattgtttGAGCTGCATATTCTATAAACGCAACGGTTGACATTATAGAACTCTTTTGAATCAAGTAGAATTGCAGAGAGAGCATACTTGTCAAGCCCAAACTGAACTAGACAAGAAGAAGAATCATGGCATGAGCAATATTTACAGCCCTTGGCTACACGACAGGGTAAATCAATTGTGTCAGCTAACACCTGCAAATACCATAATCTTGGATAAGCGAACCCTGAACTATATCAATTCACTTGAtaaacaaaaaggcaatttcTATCAAATAGTAGCTATGCAAATTGAAGATACAAAAATACTAAATTACAAGTTCCCCAGAGGCTGGATGCAGTAAACAACcagaaaataatataagaaattaACTACGATAAGTAACTGAAGAAATGACAAAGCTTAAACAAAAGGAAAGCTATTTAAAGAGTCAATTGATGTGCTTCAAAACTAGGATCTCACTTTGAAAAGAAGTGCACGATGCCGGCAGAGTCCTACAGAGAGTCCACCAAGAGGAATAACCACTGAGCCTAAGGTCTCCTTCAAGTTATCACTGCACTCCCTCCAGATGGACACCAACACATCTTCTCCAGAAACTGAGCCACTATTGGTACCAATAGAAAGGAAGTTATTGGTGTTGAATGAATTAGACAAGTTTCCAAATGTAAGTGTGAATGTCTCACCCCAAACTTCTACAGACAAGTTTTGCAAGCTGGTCTACAACCTCTTCGGTAGTAATAGAGCTGCAAGAAATGCTTTGAACCCAATTTTGGAGGTCTTTCAAGTTGGGATCAGTGCGCCGATCAATCAGAACAACTTCAATTGATGAATCTGTACTAGGATCAACAGACTTAAGAGATTCAATTGATGGCATGCGATCATTTTCAGGCAAGCTGGTGCACACGGTCCATACATATGGATCCATTCCATGGATTAGATAAAACCCATCAGGAACTTTGTCAAAGTACGATAGACAGCCATTCACCtaatacatataataacaagAACATCATTTCAGAAAAATGGTACTTCGTTTTGCTAGACCTAAGAATATGTTTCTCACCGCATTTTTAATGTTATTATaataaatcaaagaaaaaagGTCA contains:
- the LOC120090428 gene encoding serine/threonine-protein kinase CTR1-like, with translation MEMPGRRLNYTLLSQIPDDQYSGSVAGASTSFIETSSGEGKNDRRKLERGLDWETAGDHRAGQQQQVNWIGNMYSAFGLQRQSSGSSFGESSISGEYYAPTPSTTVANETDGFGCTHDDVLRSGGDSRAKAAEMAAGTGGSSAKTWAQQTEESYQLQLALALRLSSVATCADDPNFLNPFQDDSVLRRSISSAEAVSHRFWVNGCLSYFDKVPDGFYLIHGMDPYVWTVCTSLPENDRMPSIESLKSVDPSTDSSIEVVLIDRRTDPNLKDLQNWVQSISCSSITTEEVVDQLAKLVCRSLGGSVSGEDVLVSIWRECSDNLKETLGSVVIPLGGLSVGLCRHRALLFKVLADTIDLPCRVAKGCKYCSCHDSSSCLVQFGLDKEYLIDLIGNPGCLYEPDSLLNGPSSILISSPLRFPRLKPVEPAIDFRSLAKQYFSDCQLLNVVFDEASSCNHSEITVDGEDGALPLYLKQFDRKFPIRSNQMLVNGDSDEKSIVLHPKTLQPNSQDRDFQLYKPRDNSHNVVQPTVLAEDSIPLKYVPHINRGSVHSILDMSQPRMDSTMDVRFAPGGQLIPGTRSKTLPLGAEDLDIPWSDLVLKERIGAGSFGTVHRADWHGSEVAVKILTEQDFHPERVNEFLREVAIMKSLRHPNIVLFMGAVTKPPNLSIVTEYLSRGSLYRLLHKSGVKDIDETRRINMAFDVAKGMNYLHRRDPPIVHRDLKSPNLLVDKKYTVKVCDFGLSRLKARTFLSSKSAAGTPEWMAPEVLRDEPSNEKSDVYSFGVILWELATLQQPWCNLNPAQVVAAVGFKSKRLDIPRDVNPKLASLIVACWADEPWKRPSFSSIMETLKPMTKQAPPQQGRADTLSVM